ATATGGGGCTAGCGAGCGCACAGCTGCTGTTTTCGATCGGATCATGCGAGCGCAGATTGGTTATGCAGATATGTTTGTGCAGCATGCTGCTTTTTTCAAGGACTTTAGTTTATTTAAATATGATTTTAATCTGGAGGAGCATGACCCGGCCTCGACAGAGATTTATTATACGAAACAGAACGAGGATTCACGTGTCAGCATTATGCGAAGACTAAGTCTTGCTTATGCTACACACGGAGCTCCGTTAACCTACGAGGTTACCAATAAGAATGCCCTAGCGGATAAGCTTGTCTACGTCCGGGCTGTGGATACCTCTACCTTGAAGCCACTGGCTGGAAGTGGTGCTACCTCAAACAAAGTGCTTGTGAATCTCATCAATTTTGAGACTACACCACAGACCATCAATGTGAACGTCACGATGCCGAAACAAGCTATATATGAAGGTGAACGTTTTGGTAATGGAGATACGTATGAGCAAGCACGAAGTTATGTGCCCGGGAAGAAGGCTTCCCCCCAGCTCACATTTAAAGAAACGCTGGCCCCAGGCGAGGCCGTGCAGTATATTTTGCAGCCTTCGTCAGAGGTCGTCGATACTGCACCTCAGGGACTTAAAGCTGTTGTTGTCAAAGGAATGTCTATCCAATTGAATTGGCTAGAGGCTCCAGGCGTTAGTTATGAACTGCTGCGAGCGACTGGAAATGGGGGCGAACTGAAGACTATTGCTTCTAATATAAAAGAAACTCATTATACAGATCGCAATTTACAGGAAGGGACGTTGTATACGTATGCTGTAAAAGTAACAGGCTCAGGTAAGACGTCTGACAAGATACAGATTACAGCTACTGGATTGGTTTCTTTGGAACGATCGGAATGGAAGGTTTCCTCGAATAGGAACACGGGAAGCTCTTACAATGCTATTGATGGGGATCGGCGTACACGCTGGGATACCGGGAAACATCAGGAATCGGGAGAATATTATCAGATTGACCTAGGGAAGGCATATAACATTGAAGGCATTGATCTAGATAATAGCTTATCTCCTTACGATTATCCTAGACAATATCAAGTGTATGTCTCGAATGATGCTCAGCGTTGGACGCAGATTATTTCTGGTACTGGAAGAAAGGAACTAACCAAGATTGTCTTCGCTAAGGTAAATACACGGTACATCAAGATTGTGCAGACCGGAGCTGACGGGAATTACTGGTCTATACAGGAGCTTCAGGTATATTCCAGAGACTAATCTACTGCTGAACGTGAATAGTTAAAGTGCATACTAAATAACCTCTTCGGGACAATTCCCGTAGAGGTTATTTATGTTATTTAAATCTGTTAAATGAAACGTAGTCCGGACATATACGGCAAAGAAATGGCATCGGAAGCCTCTGAGGAATCAGAGGATCGAAGCGGGCTCGCTGGATCAAAGAGCAGCGAGATCAGCTCCTTGTCGTCCTGCACGGACGACAAGTCGAGGCTCTTGCGGCATCCTTCGGTCTGCCGCAAAAGCGCTTCCCGGTCTGCGATGCAGACCGTCCCGCTGTTCGCGCCGCCGCTTAGGCTGGCGCCGGCGTCCCGCAAGAGCGCGAGCAGGCTGCGCTCCTGCCACGGCACGGGCACCTGCAGCGTGCCTTCGCCGCTGCACAGGGCCGCCTTGGCCAGCAGCGCCGCAACCGCTTGCGGCTGGCCGGCCCATTCCAGCGCCGTCGCCGCACTCGGCGCTGGAACATCCGCCGCCGCTGGCATAGCAACTGCGGCGAACCCCTCGATGCTGCCGTCCCGTACGGCTACGAGTGTGCGCTGGGCTAAGCCCACCACACCCGCGTAAGCCTCGGTCCCCAGCAGCAGCGCCAGCTCACCCGGACTATACACATGTCCGGTTTCGCGTTCGTTTAGCAGCCGGTTGACGGCGAAGAAGTCGCCCGGCTGCATTGGCCGCAGCGTCCATTCTTCCCCTGCTGCGGCTGCAAGTGCCTGAGCTGAGCTTGCGCTCAGCTCAGCAAATTGCGTACCTCCGAACGGTACGCACCCCGCTCGGGTGTACAACGAGCGGTCACCAGAGACAAAAATCAGCGATGCGCCAGCTTCCGCAGCATGAGTCTGGCACAGCTGAAGAAGCTGGCCCGCCAGCCCTTGTCCACGAAAAGCTGGATCCGTGCAGACAGCACCTATGGAGAATACGTCTAGGTAATCATTACCAGTCTTGATCGTAGAGGGTACGAGTCCCATGAAAGCTGCAACCGTTCCATCCTCGGCAATAGCTGCGTAAGAATGACTGAGTCCAGGGCGGAAAATCAGTGGAAACAGTTCTTTCATTGAAATGGCACCCGCTTCACGAAAGATGGAATCAGCGAGTAGAGCGGCTTGGTCCAGCTCCGTAGGTTTAATTAATCTCAGTTGCATAACAGTCAGCTCCTATATGTACAAATGATGGGGAAGAAAGCATTTACATAAAGTATAAGCCCCGGGGGATGAAATCTCCAATCTTGTTCATATTATTCAATGTCTCAAATGGATGTGGAGAAGGGTAATAACGTACATAAATAAGGAAGCCCCTTATATTTTTAAGCTAGAAGAGAAAGGGAAGTGAATAATCGGTGTCCCAACTTGCAGATAATATTATATTATTGCTGGCAGCGCTCCTGCTCATAGGTGTATTTTCCACCAAGTTCTCCACTAAATTTGGAATGCCAGCGCTAGTGCTTTTCCTTGCTGCGGGGATGGTGCTAAGCCAATTTGTTTTTTTTAACAATGCTTCCTTAACACAAATGGCTGGGATATTCGCATTGGTTGTCATTCTATTCGAAGGCGGCATGCAGACCAATATTAAGGATATCAAGCCTATTATTCGACCGGCATTATCCTTATCCACAGTAGGCGTATTGTTGACGACAGCTATTGTAGGGGTATTCGCCAAGCTGATCCTCGATGTGTCATGGGCAGAGAGCTTTCTGTTTGGAGCGATCGTTGGATCGACAGATGCGGCGGCCGTATTCTCGGTACTCGGCGGTAAGAATATCGATAAACGTCTGACCTCGACGCTAGAAGCAGAATCAGGAAGCAACGACCCCATGGCCGTTTTTTTAACAGTATCGCTGATCGAATGGATACAGCATCCGGATATGGCGATATGGGGGCTCCTGTTGTCTTTTATATGGGAGATGGGAATTGGCTTAGTGCTGGGTTTTGTGCTGGGTAAGATCGCAGTTTACTGCATCAATCGAATTAACCTGGATTCCACAGGTCTTTATCCAGTAATGGCCATCGGATTTGCTGTTCTGACCTACGGGTTAGCCGCAGGGGTACATAGCAGTGGGTTGCTGGCTGTTTATGTTATGGGCCTTACCCTTGGCAATTCCGAGCTGATGTATCATCGTACCATTATGAATTTTAGTCATGGCTTTGCATGGATGATGCAAATATTCATGTTCATTCTGCTGGGGTTGCTGGTATTTCCACAGGAGCTGGCGGAAGTGGCTTGGCAAGGCATCTTGTTATCCGTCATTCTGATGGTTGTAGCTAGGCCAATCGGTGTATTTATAAGCCTGCACTTTTCCAAATTCTCGATTCGCGAAAAGACACTGATTTCCTGGGCCGGACTTCGTGGAGCCGTTCCGATTGTACTAGCAACTTATCCGCTGCTGGCCGACCTGCCTCACGGACGATTATTCTTCAATGTTGTATTCTTTGTCGTGCTGACCTCAGCGGTTATTCAGGGAACAAGTATTTCGCCGCTGGCTTCACGGTTGAAGCTTGTGGGGCAAGAAGATTCAGCTCAGCCTTCACTGATGGAGCTGGTCGCTCTCGGCAAGACGGACTCTGAGTTCAACCATATTGGAATTGAGCCTTATATGCCTATTGCCGGACAGAAAATCTCAAAAATTGGACTTCCCGAGGACATCTTATTTACGGCGATCATCCGGAATAAAAAGATTGTTACGCCCCATGGCAATACCGTTATTGAGCCTGGGGATACTGTGTATGTACTTAGTCCAAAGAGCAAGCGAGATGAGATGAGGGCTTTCTTCCGCAGCAGAGGCTCTTTTTCTAAAGTGTGACACACATAATAGGCTTTGTAACATAAGTTGTGCTAGAATCGGCAACATATAATCTCCAGAATAGTTGCAAAACGCAAAAGAGTATGTTAAATTGTATATAGATTTAGAACGAGTCTAAATACAATTAAAATAATGAACCATAGGAGGTTTTATTAATGACTACACAATTAAAGAGCCATACTGAACTGCATGCTGCATTGAACCGCCAGACCGCGAACTGGTTCCTGCTTGGAGTGAAGCTGCATCATTATCACTGGTACGTTAGCGGATCGCAATTCTTCACGCTGCATGAGAAGTTTGAAGAACTCTATAATGAAGCTGCTGGTTATGCGGATGATTTGGCTGAGCGTCTGCTTGCTATTGGTGGACAACCTGCCTCGACTATGAAACAATATCTTGAGCTTTCTGACTTACAAGAAGCCCGCGGTGGTGAAGATGCCAAGGGTATGGTATTGGAGCTAGTTAGAGACTTTAAGACTGTTGCTAAAGAACTGCAAGCTGCAATTGCTAATGCAGAAGAACTGAGTGATCAACCGACTGCGGATCTGCTGATTGGCATCAGAAGCAGTATTGAGAAACATGCTTGGATGTTGAATGCCTTTATCGGCTAAGACAACGTCCTTATAAGGGATAGAACACACAAAGAGCGCCTGCGTATAGAAATACGCATGGCGCTCTTTCATTTGAACACTTCTATTTAATAAACACACCGCCAAATGGTACGGCCTCGCGCAGAAATCGTTTAATAATTCCATCATCGTTATTATCTCTTTCAAATCGGCGATTCTGGCGTCCTGCCTGAAACAACACAGGGCCGTGGCCCGTCATCTTCCAGTGATAACTCATATGCTGGCTAGCCAAATGGTTGCCGTAAACAGTAAGCTCCAGCTTCGCATTCTCAGGATAGGCAATAATGCTGCCTGCATCAACATAGAGTGGATTGTACGGATGAAGCTCAGCTTCACAGACCGTACCCTCCGTCAGTATGCCAATGATGCCTTTACCCGTAAATTTCACCTTCACAATATCTCGTGTAACGAGCACATTCTTCATGCTCAGCACCCGTGTATCCATCGTAACTCCCTTGCTGTAGAAGAAGAGATGTTTAAAGTCGTACAGTAAATCGCTTTTACCATCGAGCTGAAGAATCTTAACCCGATAACCTGGTGGAAGAGCGGCGACAAAATGGCAAGGTCCAGACATATCAGAACGAATCAATTTTCGCTTGCGATATATACCTTTAACATCCATAAATCTGTCTGCCCGTCCAGTGGCAGGCCCTTGATAAGCGATGATTTGCTGTGGATGCAGTACATGAACCTCTTCCTTCTCCCCAAGGGAGAAGGTTACAGCTTGTCCGCTCCCGCTGTCGCTTTCATCTTGGACATCGATATTCATTTTTCATCTCCCTCATGCTGTGAGTGTGATCTTTACAGAATGTTCAGGATTAGCGCAGACGGTCACCTTTTCTAGAACGGTAAAGCATGCTGAAACGAATGAAACGGATGAGTATAAAATACCCCAGGATTAGACCAATCCCTGTAAAAATAGTCACTTTGATTTTATGATAATATTCTTCGCGTGCCGTCCGGTCATTTTGTAATTCATCAACCATCTGCGTCAGTTGGCGATTCTGCTCCTGTAGGGCTTCGTTCTGTGTCCGGTAGGCCTCCATCTCCTGCATGCTATTCGCAAGCTTATCTTTAGCCTGCTGTAGTTCTTCAGCTGTCTGTTGAAATCCCTCTTTCAATTCATTTACTTCGTTTGGAAGCTCAGAGAAACTTTTGACTCCATTATAGATATCACTGAATATATTGGCTTTTGCTACTGGGGCCGGAAGAGATATGGAAAGGGCCAGCAGAAGCAGGAGCGAACATAACAGCTGTAGATATTTACGGTATTTAAGTTGTTTCATCTATATAATCACCACCCAATTTAGGCTTCTATTTCTTTTATTTTAACACAGCTTGACAGCTTCTGACAGCGTACGCTAAACGTGAATTGGGCTTCTTGGGTCAGTACTATTTGCCAGGTTGAAGTGAGGTTACACTTCCTTGTAAAGAACGATCAGGCTATGCTCTTCATGATTGAGAAGAGGGACTATTTATCGTATACTTTGGACGGGAAGGGGTTGCTACGGAATGAATAAATGGCTTAAGACAATGTTATTTTTGGTCGGCTCTGCTTTTTTGACGAGGTTGATTCCATTCTCATCTTTGTTTCGGAATTTGGACACGATGATTCATGAATTTGGTCATGCGCTGGTGACCTTACTGCTGTCAGGCAGTGTGCTGCGGATTGAACTATACGCGAATCATAGTGGTGTCACCTATTCAGCCATTCAAGATGGAGGCAGAGCGATACTGGTATCGCTATCTGGTTATTTGATGGCATCCTTGTTCGCATTGCTGCTCTTCTATCTCTATAGTAAAGGCCGGCATGATTGGGGACTTATCTTAGCTACTACAGTAGCATTGATTATGCTGCTAATGTACGTGCGGGGAAGCTTCGGAATGATGTGGTTAGGTGGGTTTATTGCGCTGAATGGTTTAATGCTGGTGGTGTGGAAAAAGGCTAGCAAATATTATTATTTGTTACTGGCTTTTCTGACCTTAGAAGAGTCTGTAATGGGGAGTTTATTTCTGGTATATGCGGCCGTTGTATCCCCATCCCGTGCGGGAGATGCCAGTAACCTGGCAAGGATGACATCCGTACCAGCCATATTTTGGGCAATCCTATTTTTTATTTTTTCTCTGTTTTGCGCCAAATGGGCGCTGGGACTATTTTTTAAGCGGGAGAGAGTGCAGCCTAAACTTCAAAGCCGATGAAGAAAAAAACATAAAATTTCGTCATAAACAGACAAAAGGGGTTGTTTTTGCGAGAGTCAGTCTACTTAGTATGTAGAATGGCTCTTTTTTTGTCGATAATATAGAACCGAACATACATTCCATGACATGGAGCTGTCCGCCATTATTGGTACATTAATAGAAGACCCAAAAAAAGAAAGAGGTGGAAAATATGATGGAAAGTATTCATCCTATATTTACGTGGGGTCAAGATCGTATTTTTGCAGGTGGCAACCGCGATGTTGTTTTGCTTGTCGAATGGAAAGGGAATATGCTTTCAGAACATAGCCGACCCAGCAGCCATAAAGTGGTTGCACGTGATATTGAACTACGAGTTTGGCTTGAGCCGCATGTAACTTTTAAGCGCTGTTATGGATGTGAAATGGAAGCGGGAGAAGGCAATTCGCTCTTGCTTAAGCTTGGTAAAATAAAAACAGGACAACGTAAATTCATAGGGTTGGAATTCACTACCTCTAGTTCAGTAGCAGGTAAATATGAAGCGCTATCCCTACAATGGAAATATAAAAAGCCAACCGTAGAGCGTGTTCGTGAACTCCCTGTGAAGGTGCTTGAGCTGGAATACGCCCATCATACCCGCATTCTGAGCGATACTTGCTGCTTTCATGTTGAGAAACATCTGGAATTGTTGAAGACGGCTGAAACGGTTGAGGAGGCAGCGTCGTTACGAAATAAAGGAGAGTATAGTGAAGCTCGCGAGATGCTGGGTCGTCATGCAGATAAGCTGTTGCTGCTCGCGGTACGTTCTGGAGATCCTTTGCTGCTTAAAGAGGCTGAAACGTTGTATAAACAGATAGAGTTCGAGCATCAGCAGCGCAGTAAAGCGATTGGTGGGATTTAATATAGGACACATCTCATGAGGATGCACATAAACGAAAAAAGACCTATACATAAATTGGATTTTTTTGCGGAATCGGCGGAAAATAATCAGAAGAATTGTAATATAAAATGTGGTAACATAGTAAAAAAGTTCTATCACAATTTTACTTTTTTTCATAAAATAATGGGTCTATTTAACCATAAATCAAGGGGAACTGAATATGACAGACCGATTAATCCGACTGATGCGCATTATTACACTTGTTCAAGCCAAGCCGGGGATATTAGCCCGTGAATTGGCGGAACGCTGCGGCAACAGCGAGAGAACGATATACCGGGATATGGACGCGCTTAGCGCCATGCATATTCCTATTACTCACCTTGGGCATGGAAAAGGTTATGCATTTATTGGGAATTTTGCACTCTATCCCTTGGATTGGTCGGAAGAAGAGGCAACCGCATTTTCGCAATTACGCTATATTATGGAAGATATAAAACATGTACTGCCTATAGATTTTGAAAGTGCATATGAAAAAGTAGTCGCAGCTGAATATAAACGAAAGGCTGAGAGAGAAGAAACGATAGAACGTGCAAGAAGAGAAGTAGGGGCGGGTTGGGCGGAAAGAAACAGCACGCAGATGGAGCAACATTCTTTTCTTACTCCCATCCTGGAGGCTTTATTAAAGCAAAAAAGCATTCAAGCGAATTATAGTGAAAATGCTTTAGAAGAGAAAGGGATCACCATTGATCCTTATTGTCTTGTCCCGCTGGAAAGTCGTTTTCACCTCATTGGATTTTGTCATCATCAAGGTGTTATTCGTACATATCATATCAACGATTTTTCAAATGTGAAGCCACTAAATCGTTTCTTTTCGAAGGAAGCGTTTGATTTGCAAGCCTTTATGAAGCAGAAATGGTCACTCGATCGGGATAGTTTACAGGTAGAGTTCAAAGTGAGATTTTCGGAACGGATAATGGAAGGAATTAAGAAAGAAGAATTGCCATTTAAGCCAAACAAAGTGGACCGTCAAGCTCGATGTTTTCATTTTAAAGTTGCAGTGGAACAAGATATCGGATTTGTCCGCTGGATTAAGAGATTTGAAGAGGAAGCGGAAATCATAGAGCCTTACTATTATCGCGAAGTGATCAGGCAGCAGTTGGAGAAATGGAGTTCACACTATAAATAGTGATGTTCTCATTTGACCTGTGTTCAATTCGAAAGATAGGGTGCTTGAGCAACCATTTAAATGGTTGCTGGAGGCATCCTTTTTTGTGAATACTAAATATCTAATTATAACAATATATAACTAAACATATACAAACAAAACTCAATCTATAGAAAATCGAAAAACTGTATGCTAGAATAGCATCAAATATATACATATGAAAATGGGAGGAATGGAAATGTTTAAGAAATGGACGATCAGAATTCTTGGGGTATTGACAATCTTTTCGGTTGTGAGTTTATCTGCGGGCTCAGTGGTTGAGGTGGAGGCAGCCACCAAGAAGACAGAGATTATAGTATCCGCTGCAGCCAGCTTGCAAGATAGTCTAGATAAAATGGCTCTTCTCTATGAGAAGAAGCATCCTGATATTGATTTGGTCTTTAATTATGGTGCATCCGGCACACTACAGAAGCAGATTGAGCAAGGTGCTCCGGCTGATCTATTCTTCTCGGCAGGAGATAAACAGATGAATGCGTTAGTGGATGGTGGACTCATCTCCGACCATAAGGTTCTGCTTAAGAATCAATTGGTTCTGGTCGTACCGTCGAATTCAAATGCTTCATTAACTACGATCACTCAACTTACGGATAAAGCCTTTAAAAAGGTAGCGGTGGGACAGCCTGAATCTGTGCCCGCAGGCCAATATGCTCAACAATCGTTAGCTGCGAAGAAGGTATGGGATACGTTGCTGCAAAACAAGCTTGTCTTTGCGAAGGATGTCCGTCAGGTACTTTCTTACGTCGAAACGGGGAATGTCGATGCAGGCTTTGTTTATAAGACAGATGCGCTGACTTCAAAGAAGACCAAGATCGCCCTTACAGTGGGTCCACATGTTCACAAAGCCATTAATTATCCGGCAGGTATCGTGAAGAATTCGAAGAATCAGAAGGAGGCTAAGGAGCTGTACAGTTATCTTCAGAGCAAGGAAGCTAGTGATATTTTTGCAAGTTATGGCTTCTTGCTTCCTTAATAAGAAATCATGAGTAGAAGCGGGGTGGATAAGGATGGAAATAAACTGGACTGATTTCTTCGCCCCGGTATGGCTTTCCGTTAAAATATCAGTAATTACCAGCATCATTGTGTTCATTCTGGCAACGGCTGCGGCTAAGGCTATGGCAGGTCGGAAATTTCCTGGTTATAGCTTGGTCGAGACTGTAATGCTGCTTCCGCTCGTGTTGCCGCCGACAGTTGTCGGATTTGTGCTGTTGGTCGTCTTAGGTCGTCGTAGCTGGATTGGCAGATGGTATGAACAGATGACGGAGCATACGATTCTTTTCACATGGGGGGCTGCGGTTATCGCCGCGGTTGTCGTAGCTTTTCCTCTCGTCTACCGCACGGTGAAGGCGGGCTTTGAAGGCGTGGAACCAGATCTTGAAGATGCGGCGCGTGCACAGGGAGCGAGTGAACTGCAAGTACTTCGTTATGTTACATTGCCCCTTGCAGGTCGCTCATTAGCTGCTGGGTATGTTCTGGGTTTTGCTCGTGGTTTAGGAGAGTTCGGCGCTACGATCATGGTAGCCGGAAATATTCCTGGCCGCACGCAGACTGTGCCTACAGCGATCTATGTTGCGGTGGATGGCGGCAACATGACTCTTGCTTGGATGTGGGTGTGCTCCATTATTGTTATGTCTGCTGTGATGTTGATGTTTGTGAACCGGCGTACTTAAAAAAACACCAGGCAGCGATTCTCCGATTATTGGAGTATTGCTGCCTGGTGTTTTTGGTCTGCGGTGGGTCGCTTGAGGAAATGATGG
The window above is part of the Paenibacillus sp. FSL K6-0276 genome. Proteins encoded here:
- a CDS encoding AIM24 family protein, with the translated sequence MNIDVQDESDSGSGQAVTFSLGEKEEVHVLHPQQIIAYQGPATGRADRFMDVKGIYRKRKLIRSDMSGPCHFVAALPPGYRVKILQLDGKSDLLYDFKHLFFYSKGVTMDTRVLSMKNVLVTRDIVKVKFTGKGIIGILTEGTVCEAELHPYNPLYVDAGSIIAYPENAKLELTVYGNHLASQHMSYHWKMTGHGPVLFQAGRQNRRFERDNNDDGIIKRFLREAVPFGGVFIK
- the modB gene encoding molybdate ABC transporter permease subunit; the encoded protein is MEINWTDFFAPVWLSVKISVITSIIVFILATAAAKAMAGRKFPGYSLVETVMLLPLVLPPTVVGFVLLVVLGRRSWIGRWYEQMTEHTILFTWGAAVIAAVVVAFPLVYRTVKAGFEGVEPDLEDAARAQGASELQVLRYVTLPLAGRSLAAGYVLGFARGLGEFGATIMVAGNIPGRTQTVPTAIYVAVDGGNMTLAWMWVCSIIVMSAVMLMFVNRRT
- the modA gene encoding molybdate ABC transporter substrate-binding protein, coding for MFKKWTIRILGVLTIFSVVSLSAGSVVEVEAATKKTEIIVSAAASLQDSLDKMALLYEKKHPDIDLVFNYGASGTLQKQIEQGAPADLFFSAGDKQMNALVDGGLISDHKVLLKNQLVLVVPSNSNASLTTITQLTDKAFKKVAVGQPESVPAGQYAQQSLAAKKVWDTLLQNKLVFAKDVRQVLSYVETGNVDAGFVYKTDALTSKKTKIALTVGPHVHKAINYPAGIVKNSKNQKEAKELYSYLQSKEASDIFASYGFLLP
- a CDS encoding potassium/proton antiporter; its protein translation is MSQLADNIILLLAALLLIGVFSTKFSTKFGMPALVLFLAAGMVLSQFVFFNNASLTQMAGIFALVVILFEGGMQTNIKDIKPIIRPALSLSTVGVLLTTAIVGVFAKLILDVSWAESFLFGAIVGSTDAAAVFSVLGGKNIDKRLTSTLEAESGSNDPMAVFLTVSLIEWIQHPDMAIWGLLLSFIWEMGIGLVLGFVLGKIAVYCINRINLDSTGLYPVMAIGFAVLTYGLAAGVHSSGLLAVYVMGLTLGNSELMYHRTIMNFSHGFAWMMQIFMFILLGLLVFPQELAEVAWQGILLSVILMVVARPIGVFISLHFSKFSIREKTLISWAGLRGAVPIVLATYPLLADLPHGRLFFNVVFFVVLTSAVIQGTSISPLASRLKLVGQEDSAQPSLMELVALGKTDSEFNHIGIEPYMPIAGQKISKIGLPEDILFTAIIRNKKIVTPHGNTVIEPGDTVYVLSPKSKRDEMRAFFRSRGSFSKV
- a CDS encoding WYL domain-containing protein; translated protein: MTDRLIRLMRIITLVQAKPGILARELAERCGNSERTIYRDMDALSAMHIPITHLGHGKGYAFIGNFALYPLDWSEEEATAFSQLRYIMEDIKHVLPIDFESAYEKVVAAEYKRKAEREETIERARREVGAGWAERNSTQMEQHSFLTPILEALLKQKSIQANYSENALEEKGITIDPYCLVPLESRFHLIGFCHHQGVIRTYHINDFSNVKPLNRFFSKEAFDLQAFMKQKWSLDRDSLQVEFKVRFSERIMEGIKKEELPFKPNKVDRQARCFHFKVAVEQDIGFVRWIKRFEEEAEIIEPYYYREVIRQQLEKWSSHYK
- a CDS encoding GNAT family N-acetyltransferase; the encoded protein is MQLRLIKPTELDQAALLADSIFREAGAISMKELFPLIFRPGLSHSYAAIAEDGTVAAFMGLVPSTIKTGNDYLDVFSIGAVCTDPAFRGQGLAGQLLQLCQTHAAEAGASLIFVSGDRSLYTRAGCVPFGGTQFAELSASSAQALAAAAGEEWTLRPMQPGDFFAVNRLLNERETGHVYSPGELALLLGTEAYAGVVGLAQRTLVAVRDGSIEGFAAVAMPAAADVPAPSAATALEWAGQPQAVAALLAKAALCSGEGTLQVPVPWQERSLLALLRDAGASLSGGANSGTVCIADREALLRQTEGCRKSLDLSSVQDDKELISLLFDPASPLRSSDSSEASDAISLPYMSGLRFI
- a CDS encoding M50 family metallopeptidase, translating into MNKWLKTMLFLVGSAFLTRLIPFSSLFRNLDTMIHEFGHALVTLLLSGSVLRIELYANHSGVTYSAIQDGGRAILVSLSGYLMASLFALLLFYLYSKGRHDWGLILATTVALIMLLMYVRGSFGMMWLGGFIALNGLMLVVWKKASKYYYLLLAFLTLEESVMGSLFLVYAAVVSPSRAGDASNLARMTSVPAIFWAILFFIFSLFCAKWALGLFFKRERVQPKLQSR
- a CDS encoding DNA starvation/stationary phase protection protein, with amino-acid sequence MTTQLKSHTELHAALNRQTANWFLLGVKLHHYHWYVSGSQFFTLHEKFEELYNEAAGYADDLAERLLAIGGQPASTMKQYLELSDLQEARGGEDAKGMVLELVRDFKTVAKELQAAIANAEELSDQPTADLLIGIRSSIEKHAWMLNAFIG